In Actinomadura citrea, a single window of DNA contains:
- a CDS encoding dihydrodipicolinate synthase family protein — protein sequence MDRDDVSWHGYWPAAPTPFAADGALDEDAWRALLRLYLRQGVHGVLVNGSTGEWFGQSPAERRRVAEIAVAEVAGRVPVVVGVTAYTPAEAIGLARHAADAGADGVLATPPPYVHPGPEELLAFFAEVSAATDLPFMVYNWPRGVAVDIGDHPDLVRRLADLPHVAAIKDSTGDWLRMLATVEAVADRVRVFGSFLHRRGLAVLLELGGDGNIDGGGLGAPFAVPYYEAVARRDGAAARTWADRYTGLSGRLIRPDYSGVFGSPIAQLKGAMSLLGQPGGHVRPPLRPVTGVALEAIGAVLEESGLTKALARERDAAGARP from the coding sequence TTGGATCGCGACGACGTCTCATGGCACGGCTACTGGCCGGCGGCGCCCACGCCGTTCGCCGCGGATGGCGCGCTGGACGAGGACGCCTGGCGTGCGCTGCTGCGGCTGTACCTGCGGCAGGGCGTGCACGGCGTGCTGGTCAACGGCAGCACCGGCGAGTGGTTCGGCCAGAGCCCGGCCGAGCGCCGGCGGGTCGCCGAGATCGCCGTCGCCGAGGTGGCCGGCCGGGTTCCGGTGGTCGTCGGCGTCACCGCCTACACCCCGGCCGAGGCGATCGGGCTGGCCAGGCACGCCGCCGACGCGGGGGCCGACGGCGTGCTCGCCACCCCGCCGCCCTACGTCCACCCGGGGCCGGAGGAGCTTCTCGCCTTCTTCGCCGAGGTCAGTGCGGCCACGGACCTGCCGTTCATGGTCTACAACTGGCCGCGCGGCGTCGCCGTCGACATCGGCGACCACCCGGACCTGGTCCGGCGGCTGGCGGACCTGCCCCACGTCGCCGCGATCAAGGACAGCACCGGCGACTGGCTGCGGATGCTCGCGACGGTCGAGGCGGTCGCCGACCGGGTCCGCGTCTTCGGCAGCTTCCTGCACCGCCGCGGCCTGGCCGTCCTGCTGGAGCTCGGCGGCGACGGCAACATCGACGGGGGCGGGCTCGGCGCCCCGTTCGCCGTCCCGTACTACGAAGCGGTCGCGCGCCGCGACGGCGCCGCCGCCCGCACCTGGGCGGACCGCTACACCGGCCTGTCGGGACGGCTCATCCGCCCCGACTACAGCGGCGTGTTCGGCTCGCCGATCGCGCAGCTCAAGGGGGCCATGTCCCTGCTCGGGCAGCCGGGCGGGCACGTCCGCCCCCCGCTGCGGCCGGTCACCGGCGTCGCGCTGGAGGCGATCGGCGCGGTCCTGGAGGAGTCCGGCCTGACGAAGGCCCTCGCTCGGGAGCGGGACGCGGCCGGGGCGCGGCCGTGA
- a CDS encoding (2Fe-2S)-binding protein, producing the protein MTTGTRITIDGEPVDAAAGASLTAVFVAAGRWRLRDNPVSGEPRGPFCGMGVCFECEVTVDGRPGVRACLTRVLPGMAIETGTVR; encoded by the coding sequence GTGACCACCGGCACCCGGATCACCATCGACGGGGAACCCGTGGACGCCGCCGCGGGCGCGTCCCTGACGGCCGTGTTCGTCGCCGCCGGGCGCTGGCGGCTGCGCGACAACCCGGTCAGCGGGGAGCCGCGCGGGCCGTTCTGCGGGATGGGCGTGTGCTTCGAGTGCGAGGTCACCGTCGACGGACGGCCCGGTGTGCGGGCGTGCCTGACCAGGGTCCTGCCCGGCATGGCGATCGAGACGGGGACGGTCCGATGA